The following coding sequences lie in one Mus musculus strain C57BL/6J chromosome 11, GRCm38.p6 C57BL/6J genomic window:
- the Psmd3 gene encoding 26S proteasome non-ATPase regulatory subunit 3, which translates to MKQEGSARRRGADKAKPPPGGEQEPPPPAPQDVEMKEEAAAGSGSTGEGDGKAAATEHSQRELDTVTLEDIKEHVRQLEKAVSGKEPRFVLRALRMLPSTSRRLNHYVLYKAVHGFFTSNNATRDFLLPFLEEPMDTEADLQFRPRTGKAASAPLLPEVEAYLQLLMVIFLMNSKRYKEAQKISDDLMQKISTQNRRALDLVAAKCYYYHARVYEFLDKLDVVRSFLHARLRTATLRHDADGQATLLNLLLRNYLHYSLYDQAEKLVSKSVFPEQANNNEWARYLYYTGRIKAIQLEYSEARRTMTNALRKAPQHTAVGFKQTVHKLLIVVELLLGEIPDRLQFRQPSLKRSLMPYFLLTQAVRTGNLAKFNQVLDQFGEKFQTDGTYTLIIRLRHNVIKTGVRMISLSYSRISLADIAQKLQLDSPEDAEFIVAKAIRDGVIEASINHEKGYVQSKEMIDIYSTREPQLAFHQRISFCLDIHNMSVKAMRFPPKSYNKDLESAEERREREQQDLEFAKEMAEDDDDSFP; encoded by the exons ATGAAGCAGGAGGGCTCGGCGCGGCGCCGAGGCGCCGACAAGGCAAAGCCGCCGCCGGGAGGGGAACAAGAACCGCCGCCACCGGCCCCCCAGGATGTGGAGATGAAAGAGGAGGCAGCAGCTGGGAGCGGCTCCACGGGGGAGGGAGACGGCAAGGCAGCTGCGACCGAGCACTCCCAGAGAGAGCTGGACACTGTCACCTTAGAAG ACATCAAAGAGCACGTGAGACAGCTAGAGAAGGCTGTTTCCGGCAAGGAGCCTCGGTTCGTGCTGAGGGCGCTGCGGATGCTGCCGTCCACGTCACGCCGCCTCAACCACTATGTTCTGTACAAGGCTGTGCATGGCTTCTTCACCTCCAATAACGCCACTCGAGACTTCTTGCTACCCTTCCTAGAAGAA CCCATGGACACAGAAGCCGACCTGCAGTTTCGTCCTCGCACAGGAAAAGCGGCATCAGCGCCTCTCCTGCCTGAGGTGGAAGCCTACCTGCAGCTGCTCATGGTCATCTTCCTGATGAACAGCAAGCGCTACAAAGAG GCACAGAAAATCTCTGATGACCTGATGCAGAAGATCAGCACTCAGAACCGCCGAGCCCTGGACCTCGTAGCTGCCAAGTGTTACTATTATCACGCCCGGGTCTATGAGTTCCTGGACAAGCTGGATGTGGTGCGCAG CTTCTTGCATGCCCGGCTCCGGACAGCCACCCTGCGGCACGATGCTGACGGACAGGCTACCCTTTTGAACCTCCTGCTTCGGAATTACCTGCACTACAGCTTGTATGACCAGGCTGAGAAGCTGGTATCCAAGTCTGTGTTCCCTGAGCAAGCCAACAACAATGAGTGGGCCAGGTACCTCTATTACACAG GGCGAATCAAGGCTATCCAGCTGGAGTACTCTGAAGCCCGGAGAACGATGACCAATGCCCTTCGAAAGGCTCCACAGCACACAGCTGTTGGCTTCAAACAGACG GTGCACAAGCTTCTGATCGTGGTAGAGCTCCTGCTGGGGGAGATCCCAGACCGCCTGCAGTTCCGCCAGCCCTCCCTAAAGCGCTCCCTCATGCCCTACTTCCTTCTCACCCAAG CTGTTAGGACAGGAAATCTTGCCAAGTTCAACCAAGTTCTGGATCAGTTTGGGGAGAAGTTTCAAACGGATGGGACCTACACCCTGATTATCCGACTGCGACACAATGTGATCAAGACAG gtgtgCGCATGATCAGCCTGTCCTATTCCCGGATCTCCCTGGCCGACATCGCCCAGAAGCTGCAGCTGGATAGCCCAGAAGATGCAGAGTTCATTGTCGCCAAG GCCATCCGGGACGGCGTGATTGAGGCCAGCATCAATCACGAGAAGGGATACGTCCAATCCAAAGAGATGATTGACATCTATTCCACCCGGGAGCCCCAGCTGGCCTTCCACCAGCGCATCTCCTTCTGTCTGGACATCCACAACATGTCTGTCAAG GCCATGCGCTTTCCTCCCAAATCCTACAACAAGGACCTGGAGTCTGCAGAG GAGCGGCGAGAGCGGGAGCAGCAGGACCTGGAGTTTGCCAAGGAGATGGCGGAGGATGACGACGACAGCTTCCCCTGA